In a single window of the Streptococcus ilei genome:
- the radC gene encoding RadC family protein yields MYHIVFQEASLLPRERLLTEGPDKLSNQELLSILLRTGNKNKTVYEIAQELLGSLKSLKELASMSFQELQEVPGIGKVKAIELLAAIELGKRIQTSQVIETEQIMSSQKLAKMMQQKIGHEKQEHLLALYLNTQNQIIHQQVIFIGTVNRSIAEPREILHYAIKHMATSLILVHNHPSGIIHPSKNDDGVTQQMIEACNCLGIVFLDHLIVSTDDYYSYREETDLLV; encoded by the coding sequence ATGTATCATATTGTATTTCAAGAAGCTAGTCTTTTACCTAGAGAACGCTTGCTTACAGAAGGCCCTGATAAGCTCAGTAATCAAGAATTGCTGTCCATCTTATTACGGACGGGGAACAAAAATAAAACAGTCTACGAGATCGCACAGGAGCTCTTAGGCTCACTAAAGAGCTTAAAGGAATTGGCTAGTATGAGCTTTCAGGAGCTACAGGAAGTTCCAGGGATTGGGAAAGTAAAGGCAATTGAGCTGTTAGCTGCTATTGAACTTGGGAAACGGATCCAGACTTCCCAAGTGATTGAAACAGAACAAATTATGAGTAGTCAGAAGCTTGCAAAGATGATGCAGCAAAAGATCGGCCATGAGAAACAAGAGCATTTACTGGCCTTGTATCTGAATACCCAGAACCAAATTATCCATCAGCAAGTGATTTTTATCGGAACAGTCAATCGTAGCATTGCAGAACCTCGAGAGATCTTGCATTATGCCATCAAGCATATGGCGACGTCTTTAATCCTTGTTCACAACCATCCATCTGGAATCATTCATCCGAGTAAGAATGATGATGGTGTCACCCAACAAATGATTGAAGCCTGTAATTGTCTTGGAATTGTTTTTCTTGACCATCTGATTGTCTCAACTGATGATTATTATAGCTACCGAGAGGAGACAGACTTATTGGTATAG
- a CDS encoding redox-sensing transcriptional repressor Rex — MKQDKTNPIPRATAKRLSLYYRIFKRFNAEKIERANSKQIAEAIGIDSATVRRDFSYFGELGRRGFGYDVKKLMNFFADLLNDNSITNVAIVGIGNMGSALLHYRFHERNKMKIVMAFDTDDHELVGTKSKDGIPIYGISTLKEKLEGQEIQTAILTVPSVKSQEVADVLVEAGIKGILSFSPVHLTVPKDVVVQYVDLTSELQTLLYFMRKNT, encoded by the coding sequence GTGAAACAAGATAAGACTAATCCAATTCCTCGTGCTACTGCCAAACGACTCTCCTTGTATTACCGCATTTTTAAACGCTTTAATGCAGAGAAAATCGAACGTGCAAATTCAAAACAGATTGCTGAAGCCATCGGGATTGATTCCGCAACTGTTCGTCGTGACTTCTCCTACTTCGGGGAGCTAGGACGACGTGGTTTTGGTTATGATGTCAAAAAGTTAATGAACTTCTTTGCTGATCTCTTGAATGATAACTCCATCACCAATGTTGCTATCGTCGGGATTGGAAATATGGGGAGTGCCCTTCTTCACTATCGCTTCCATGAGCGAAACAAAATGAAAATTGTCATGGCATTTGATACGGATGATCATGAGTTAGTCGGTACCAAAAGTAAAGATGGTATTCCGATTTACGGCATCTCAACGCTGAAAGAAAAACTAGAGGGACAAGAGATTCAAACAGCCATTTTAACCGTTCCAAGTGTAAAATCTCAAGAAGTTGCAGATGTACTGGTTGAAGCTGGTATCAAGGGAATCCTTAGCTTTTCCCCAGTACACTTAACAGTTCCAAAAGATGTGGTTGTCCAATATGTCGATCTAACCAGTGAACTACAAACCCTTCTCTACTTTATGCGCAAAAATACATGA
- a CDS encoding DUF4649 family protein: MTNGLIVLTYLDAYKKERQISYDNLDHCLLAFSGCVTLPDSYQVVSVSYKGQTLPFTGKIGDFYRYLIQFDQSLRNSN, from the coding sequence ATGACCAATGGTCTCATAGTCCTCACTTATTTGGATGCATACAAAAAGGAACGTCAGATCAGCTACGATAATTTGGATCACTGTTTATTAGCTTTTTCAGGCTGTGTGACCCTTCCAGATTCCTATCAGGTTGTTTCCGTATCCTACAAGGGACAAACATTACCTTTTACTGGAAAGATAGGCGACTTCTATCGCTATCTGATTCAGTTTGATCAGAGTTTAAGAAATTCCAACTAA
- a CDS encoding DUF1831 domain-containing protein, giving the protein MAFETSVSLPNCDYTYAIHPNIKKYTLRDNTFAQTKVGNYELNRLLEAVPNSGDGFKLKIIINKDLTGFKINITDKSGLRLVNIFKNPENKIIQQKFYFLMDSLVEREIFERIEK; this is encoded by the coding sequence ATGGCATTTGAAACATCTGTCTCATTACCAAACTGCGATTACACATACGCAATCCATCCAAATATTAAAAAATATACCCTACGCGACAATACCTTTGCACAAACAAAGGTTGGGAACTACGAATTAAATCGTTTATTAGAAGCTGTTCCAAACAGCGGGGATGGCTTTAAGCTAAAAATTATCATCAATAAGGATTTAACAGGATTTAAAATTAACATTACTGATAAGTCAGGCCTTCGCTTGGTGAATATTTTTAAAAATCCAGAAAATAAAATCATCCAACAAAAATTCTACTTCCTTATGGATAGTCTAGTTGAACGGGAAATCTTTGAAAGGATTGAAAAGTAA
- a CDS encoding cysteine desulfurase family protein, translating to MIYFDNAATTPLSPGVIKVMTETMESSFGNPSSLHSHGRQAKKILRDARECVASCLKTSSQQITFTSGGTESNNTVIKGYCLKHRQKGKHIITTAIEHHAVLEPIEYLVQEYGFEVTIIHPVNQMIRPEDIQAALRPDTILVSTMYANNETGDLLPIKAISDLLKDHPAAFHVDAVQAVGKLSVAPEELGIDFLTASAHKFHGPKGVGFLYARKPDFFNLLHGGDQEDKRRASTENLISIAGMAQALKEATDQLDANYQYIQSLSERILTGLEDLDFYLNCTDSKLPHILNIGFPGISNDILLLRLDMAGISVSTGSACTAGTVQPSHVLAAYYGEDSHRLKESIRISLSEFNTTAEVDTFITTIHKILGELHGI from the coding sequence GTGATTTATTTTGACAATGCAGCAACAACTCCTCTAAGCCCTGGAGTAATCAAGGTGATGACAGAAACGATGGAATCCAGTTTCGGAAATCCATCCAGTCTCCACTCCCACGGTCGCCAAGCAAAAAAGATTCTTAGAGATGCTAGGGAATGCGTTGCATCTTGTTTAAAAACCTCTAGTCAACAAATTACCTTCACTTCTGGGGGAACCGAAAGCAATAACACTGTTATAAAGGGCTACTGTCTCAAACACAGACAGAAAGGCAAGCATATTATCACCACGGCTATCGAACACCATGCCGTTCTGGAACCGATTGAGTATTTGGTCCAAGAATATGGATTTGAAGTAACCATTATTCACCCAGTCAATCAAATGATTCGGCCAGAAGATATTCAAGCCGCCCTTCGTCCTGATACTATTTTGGTGTCCACCATGTATGCCAATAACGAAACCGGTGATCTCTTGCCCATCAAGGCTATTTCAGACCTTTTAAAAGACCATCCTGCTGCTTTTCATGTGGATGCTGTTCAAGCCGTTGGCAAGCTTTCTGTAGCCCCTGAAGAGCTAGGAATTGATTTTCTAACCGCCTCTGCCCATAAATTTCATGGGCCTAAGGGAGTTGGTTTTCTCTATGCTAGAAAGCCTGACTTCTTCAATCTCTTACACGGGGGTGACCAAGAAGACAAGCGTCGAGCTAGTACAGAGAACTTGATTTCAATTGCTGGAATGGCTCAAGCCCTCAAAGAAGCAACTGATCAGTTAGACGCAAATTACCAGTATATTCAGAGCCTATCTGAACGTATCCTAACTGGCCTAGAGGATCTGGATTTTTATCTGAATTGCACAGACTCCAAACTTCCTCATATCTTAAATATTGGCTTCCCAGGTATCAGCAATGATATCCTACTGCTTCGTTTAGACATGGCAGGAATTTCAGTCTCAACCGGCTCTGCTTGTACAGCAGGAACTGTTCAACCAAGCCACGTTCTTGCAGCTTATTATGGCGAAGATTCTCATCGATTGAAGGAATCTATTCGCATTAGTTTATCCGAATTCAATACGACCGCTGAGGTCGATACTTTTATAACAACCATTCACAAAATTTTAGGAGAATTACATGGCATTTGA
- a CDS encoding ribose-phosphate diphosphokinase encodes MSEKNNMKLFALNSNQEIAQKISEVAGIPLGKLSSRQFSDGEIQINIEESVRGYDIYIIQSTSFPVNNHLMELLIMVDACQRASAHTVNVVLPYFGYARQDRTAAPREPITAKLVANMLVKAGVDRVVTLDLHAVQVQGFFDIPVDNLFTIPLFADHYIKQGLTGSDVVVVSPKNSGVKRARNLAEYLDAPIAIIDYAQDDASRDQGYIIGDVKGKKAILIDDILNTGKTFSEAAKIVQRDGATEIYAVSSHGLFVKGAAELLDQAPIKEILVTDSVATKEQKPKNVKYITASELIGDALVRIQERKPVSPLFAYHKK; translated from the coding sequence ATGTCAGAAAAAAACAATATGAAGCTCTTTGCACTCAACTCCAATCAAGAAATTGCACAAAAAATTTCGGAAGTTGCTGGCATCCCACTCGGAAAGCTTTCTTCACGTCAATTCTCAGATGGTGAAATCCAAATTAATATCGAAGAAAGTGTCCGTGGATACGATATTTATATCATCCAATCTACCAGCTTCCCTGTTAACAATCACTTGATGGAATTGTTAATCATGGTAGATGCTTGTCAACGAGCTAGCGCTCATACCGTTAACGTCGTTCTTCCATACTTTGGTTATGCACGTCAAGACCGTACCGCTGCTCCTCGCGAACCTATTACAGCGAAATTGGTTGCCAATATGTTGGTCAAGGCAGGGGTAGATCGTGTTGTAACACTCGATCTTCATGCAGTTCAAGTACAAGGCTTCTTCGATATCCCAGTAGACAACTTGTTCACGATTCCTCTATTTGCTGATCATTATATCAAACAAGGTTTAACCGGTTCAGATGTGGTGGTTGTCAGTCCTAAAAACTCCGGAGTGAAACGAGCACGTAATCTTGCTGAATATCTAGATGCCCCAATTGCCATCATTGACTACGCCCAAGATGATGCCAGCCGTGACCAAGGCTACATCATCGGGGATGTTAAAGGCAAAAAAGCAATCCTTATCGATGATATTTTGAATACAGGAAAAACCTTCTCTGAGGCTGCAAAAATTGTTCAACGGGATGGCGCTACTGAGATTTATGCTGTTTCTAGTCACGGACTTTTCGTTAAGGGAGCTGCAGAATTGCTAGACCAAGCACCGATTAAAGAAATTTTGGTTACAGACTCTGTAGCAACCAAAGAGCAAAAACCAAAAAATGTAAAATACATTACTGCAAGCGAATTGATTGGAGATGCCCTTGTTCGTATCCAAGAGCGTAAACCTGTTAGTCCACTCTTTGCATACCACAAGAAATAA
- a CDS encoding CYTH domain-containing protein: MNHLEIEFKTLLTKEEYDSLKDFFKEQPPIRQTNHYIDTPDQAIRNHQMALRIRTLADRAELTLKVPQEAGHFEYNQALTFDQVESFLSNKKIPKGEIASFLTALEIPLVALDVWGSLETERREKRIPKGLLAFDRSRYNSIEDYELEMEVDAASDETHFHEFLKEKQIEYKPAKSKVARLAQSLLKS; encoded by the coding sequence ATGAATCATTTAGAAATTGAATTTAAAACCTTACTAACCAAGGAAGAATACGACTCTCTTAAGGATTTTTTCAAGGAACAACCTCCTATTCGACAAACCAATCACTATATCGATACGCCCGACCAAGCCATCCGGAATCATCAGATGGCCTTGCGAATTCGTACCTTAGCTGATCGGGCTGAGCTAACCCTTAAAGTACCGCAAGAAGCGGGACATTTTGAATACAATCAAGCCCTTACTTTTGATCAGGTAGAATCCTTTTTATCCAATAAAAAAATCCCTAAAGGTGAGATTGCAAGCTTTCTCACTGCTTTAGAAATTCCACTAGTTGCCTTAGATGTCTGGGGAAGTCTAGAAACAGAGAGACGTGAGAAAAGAATCCCTAAAGGTTTATTAGCCTTTGACCGTAGTCGTTATAATTCTATTGAGGACTATGAGTTGGAAATGGAGGTAGATGCTGCCTCAGATGAAACTCATTTTCACGAATTTCTCAAGGAAAAACAAATTGAATACAAGCCAGCAAAAAGCAAAGTGGCAAGATTAGCTCAAAGTTTGCTAAAAAGCTGA
- a CDS encoding GTP pyrophosphokinase translates to MAIDWENFLDPYIQAVGELKIKLRGIRKQYRKQQKHSPIEFVTGRVKPIESILEKMERRSISEENLAQDMQDIAGLRVMVQFVDDVEEVLEVLRKRQDMRVVQERDYIRHKKSSGYRSYHVVVEYPVDTINGYETILAEIQIRTLSMNFWATIEHSLNYKYKGDFPDEIKKRLEVTANLAYQLDEEMGAIRDAIQEAQALFDPMHRKLNDGVGNSDDTDEDYR, encoded by the coding sequence ATGGCGATTGATTGGGAAAATTTTTTAGATCCCTATATCCAAGCAGTTGGTGAGTTGAAGATTAAGCTTCGTGGGATAAGAAAGCAGTATCGCAAACAACAAAAGCATTCCCCAATCGAGTTTGTGACCGGTCGTGTGAAGCCGATTGAGAGTATTCTCGAAAAAATGGAACGCAGAAGTATTTCTGAAGAGAACCTGGCTCAAGATATGCAAGATATTGCTGGTCTGCGGGTTATGGTTCAATTTGTTGATGACGTAGAAGAAGTCCTAGAAGTTCTTCGTAAGCGTCAAGATATGCGAGTGGTGCAGGAAAGAGATTATATTCGTCACAAAAAGTCGAGTGGCTATCGAAGCTATCACGTTGTAGTAGAGTATCCAGTAGATACCATTAATGGCTATGAAACCATTTTGGCAGAGATACAGATTCGTACTCTGTCTATGAATTTTTGGGCCACCATTGAACACTCATTAAATTACAAATATAAAGGAGATTTTCCGGACGAGATTAAAAAGCGTCTTGAAGTCACTGCGAATTTGGCTTATCAACTCGACGAGGAAATGGGCGCCATTCGTGATGCCATTCAGGAGGCGCAAGCCCTTTTTGATCCTATGCATCGTAAATTAAACGATGGTGTCGGAAATAGTGATGATACAGATGAGGACTACAGGTAA
- a CDS encoding NAD kinase, which yields MRTTGKKVSIIRNRKRQSEEVFQQLRYKLKKNNFILTEKHPDIVVSIGGDGMLLSAFHKYESQLDRVRFVGVHTGHLGFYTDYLDDEIDKLVENLKYDTGAKVSYPILNVKVTFENGDTKIMRALNEATIKRSDRTMVADLTINGVHFERFRGDGITVSTPTGSTAYNKSLGGAVLHPTIEALQIAEIASLNNRVYRTLGSSIIVPKKDKIEITPSRPGFHILSVDNSTYSYRNIVHIEYQIDNHKINFVASPSHTSFWNRVKDAFIGDIDE from the coding sequence ATGAGGACTACAGGTAAGAAGGTTTCGATTATTCGAAATCGAAAACGCCAGAGCGAAGAGGTCTTTCAACAACTTCGTTATAAATTAAAAAAGAATAATTTTATCTTGACTGAAAAACATCCGGATATCGTGGTCTCCATTGGTGGAGATGGCATGTTGCTCTCGGCTTTTCATAAGTACGAGAGTCAATTAGATCGGGTTCGTTTCGTTGGGGTGCATACAGGGCATCTTGGGTTCTATACGGACTATCTAGATGATGAGATTGACAAATTAGTAGAAAATCTTAAGTATGATACAGGTGCCAAGGTATCTTACCCAATCCTGAATGTCAAAGTGACCTTTGAAAATGGCGATACTAAGATTATGCGAGCCCTTAATGAAGCGACTATCAAACGCAGTGACCGAACCATGGTGGCTGACCTAACCATCAATGGCGTTCATTTTGAGCGGTTCAGAGGGGACGGCATTACCGTTTCGACCCCTACAGGCAGTACGGCTTATAACAAATCTTTGGGAGGGGCTGTTCTTCACCCGACCATCGAAGCACTTCAAATTGCAGAAATTGCTAGCCTCAATAACCGTGTGTATCGAACTTTGGGTTCATCGATCATTGTTCCTAAAAAAGATAAGATTGAAATTACGCCAAGCCGGCCTGGTTTTCACATTCTCTCTGTTGATAATTCAACTTATTCGTATCGAAATATCGTCCATATCGAATACCAGATTGATAACCACAAGATCAATTTCGTAGCGAGCCCAAGTCATACCAGTTTCTGGAATCGGGTCAAGGATGCTTTTATTGGAGATATTGACGAATGA
- a CDS encoding RluA family pseudouridine synthase, which translates to MRFEFIADEHVKVKTFLKKHQVSKGLLAKIKFSGGQILVNGIEQNAIYLLDIGDKVTIDIPSEEGYEALEAIDRDLEILYEDDHFLVLNKPAGVASIPSSLHSNTIANFVKGYYVRNQYENQLVHIVTRLDKDTSGIMLFAKHGYAHARLDKQLQAKTIQKRYFALVKGTGELASKGDIIAPIARDEDSIITRKVAKGGKYAHTSYQVVQSFGDIHLVDIQLHTGRTHQIRVHFSHIGFPLLGDDLYGGSLEDGILRQALHCHSLAFYHPFLEEELRIESSLPDDFSQVLKQLTNI; encoded by the coding sequence ATGAGGTTCGAGTTTATTGCAGACGAACACGTCAAGGTCAAAACATTCCTGAAGAAGCACCAGGTTTCAAAGGGGTTATTGGCCAAGATCAAGTTTTCTGGAGGCCAGATTTTAGTAAATGGCATTGAACAAAATGCCATTTATCTTCTCGATATAGGAGATAAGGTAACGATTGATATTCCCTCTGAGGAAGGCTATGAAGCCTTGGAGGCCATTGATCGTGATTTAGAAATCTTGTATGAAGACGATCATTTCTTAGTCCTCAACAAACCGGCAGGAGTGGCATCCATTCCTAGCTCTCTTCATTCCAATACCATTGCAAACTTTGTCAAGGGTTACTACGTTCGAAACCAGTATGAAAACCAGCTGGTTCATATTGTCACCCGTTTAGACAAAGATACCAGTGGGATTATGCTCTTTGCTAAACATGGCTATGCCCATGCCCGATTGGATAAACAACTTCAGGCTAAGACCATTCAAAAACGTTACTTTGCATTGGTAAAGGGGACGGGTGAGTTGGCAAGCAAGGGTGACATCATTGCCCCCATTGCGCGTGATGAAGACTCGATCATTACCCGAAAAGTAGCAAAAGGTGGCAAGTATGCTCATACCAGCTACCAAGTTGTCCAGTCTTTCGGTGATATTCATCTGGTGGATATCCAATTGCATACAGGCCGGACCCATCAGATTCGCGTTCATTTTTCTCATATTGGTTTTCCGCTTTTGGGAGATGATCTTTATGGTGGTTCCTTAGAAGATGGGATCCTTCGACAAGCCTTACATTGCCATTCCTTGGCTTTCTATCATCCTTTTTTGGAAGAAGAACTCCGAATTGAAAGTTCTTTGCCAGATGATTTTAGCCAGGTCTTAAAACAGTTAACAAATATTTAA
- the pta gene encoding phosphate acetyltransferase — MEVFENLKANLVGKNARIVLPEGEEPRILQAAKRIVKETDVTPVLLGNPDKIGIYLEIEGVLDGYEVIDPHSYSGFEEMVTSLVERRKGKMTEEEARQILQDDVNYFGVMLVHLGIVDGMVSGAIHSTAATVRPALQIIKTRPNVSRTSGAFLMVRGSERYLFGDCAININPDAEGLAEIAINSAITAKMFGIDPKIAMLSYSTKGSGFGESVDKVVEATKIAHELRPDLEIDGELQFDAAFVPETAALKAPGSKVAGQANVFIFPGIEAGNIGYKMAERLGGFAAVGPVLQGLNKPVNDLSRGCNADDVYKLTLITAAQAVEQ; from the coding sequence ATGGAAGTTTTTGAAAACCTCAAAGCCAACCTGGTTGGTAAGAATGCACGTATTGTATTACCAGAAGGTGAAGAACCACGTATTCTTCAAGCAGCAAAACGAATTGTGAAAGAAACAGACGTAACCCCTGTCTTGCTTGGGAATCCGGATAAGATTGGAATTTACCTTGAAATTGAAGGAGTTTTGGATGGATACGAAGTCATCGATCCGCATTCTTACTCAGGTTTTGAAGAGATGGTAACTTCCTTAGTTGAACGTCGCAAGGGTAAAATGACAGAAGAAGAAGCACGCCAAATTTTGCAAGATGATGTCAACTACTTTGGTGTCATGTTGGTACATCTTGGAATTGTTGATGGAATGGTGTCAGGTGCAATTCACTCAACAGCTGCAACCGTTCGTCCAGCACTTCAAATTATCAAAACTCGTCCAAATGTTAGTCGTACTTCAGGTGCCTTCCTCATGGTCCGTGGATCTGAACGTTACTTGTTTGGGGACTGCGCTATTAATATCAATCCAGATGCTGAAGGCTTGGCTGAAATTGCCATCAATTCTGCTATCACAGCGAAGATGTTTGGGATTGATCCAAAAATCGCCATGTTGAGCTATTCAACAAAAGGGTCAGGTTTTGGTGAAAGTGTTGATAAAGTAGTTGAAGCGACCAAAATCGCTCATGAGCTTCGTCCAGATCTTGAAATTGATGGGGAATTGCAATTTGACGCAGCCTTTGTACCTGAAACAGCTGCATTGAAAGCACCAGGAAGTAAGGTAGCAGGTCAAGCCAATGTCTTTATCTTCCCTGGTATCGAAGCAGGTAACATTGGTTACAAGATGGCAGAACGTCTTGGAGGTTTTGCAGCGGTAGGTCCAGTCTTGCAAGGATTGAACAAGCCAGTGAACGACCTTTCCCGCGGATGTAATGCAGATGACGTTTACAAGTTGACCTTGATCACAGCGGCTCAAGCTGTTGAACAATAA
- the mutY gene encoding A/G-specific adenine glycosylase has product MMDLKDYGITMWEEKKIASFRRKILAWYDANKRDLPWRRTQDPYKIWISEIMLQQTRVDTVIPYYERFLDWFPTIEDLAKAPEEKLLKAWEGLGYYSRVRNMQKAAQQMMEDYGGLFPSTYEAISKLKGIGPYTAGAIASIAFGLPEPAVDGNVMRVLARLFEVDYDIGIPTNRKIFQAMMEILIDPDRPGDFNQALMDLGSDIESPVNPRPEESPVKEFSAAYQNGTMDRYPIKAPKKKPVPVYLTAFIIKDSHGRYLLEKNEREGLLSGFWHFPLIEVDSLTENLGQLSLLDGKKEVEDNPEILSFEQDYDLVIDWQERSYPIVQHVFSHRKWQVQLRYGLVKEGEQTTSESALWLRPEEFSAYPFAKPQQKIWTTFSENEE; this is encoded by the coding sequence ATGATGGATTTAAAAGATTACGGGATTACCATGTGGGAGGAGAAAAAAATTGCTTCTTTCCGAAGAAAAATATTAGCATGGTATGATGCCAATAAACGGGATCTTCCCTGGAGAAGGACGCAGGATCCTTATAAAATTTGGATCTCAGAGATTATGCTCCAGCAGACACGCGTCGATACGGTTATTCCTTATTATGAGCGTTTTCTTGACTGGTTTCCGACGATTGAGGATTTGGCTAAGGCGCCAGAAGAGAAACTCTTGAAAGCTTGGGAAGGTTTGGGTTATTACTCACGGGTTCGCAATATGCAGAAAGCTGCTCAGCAGATGATGGAAGACTACGGAGGTTTATTTCCATCAACCTATGAGGCTATCTCAAAACTTAAGGGAATTGGACCTTATACAGCCGGTGCTATAGCTAGTATTGCTTTTGGCTTGCCAGAACCAGCAGTGGATGGCAATGTCATGCGGGTCCTAGCCCGCTTGTTTGAGGTGGACTATGATATCGGAATCCCGACCAATCGTAAAATTTTTCAAGCCATGATGGAAATCTTAATCGATCCGGACCGTCCTGGCGACTTTAATCAAGCCTTAATGGATTTAGGCTCTGATATCGAATCACCAGTCAATCCAAGGCCGGAGGAGAGTCCTGTTAAGGAATTTAGTGCAGCTTATCAGAATGGAACCATGGATCGTTATCCCATCAAGGCTCCTAAAAAGAAACCAGTGCCAGTTTATTTAACAGCCTTTATTATAAAGGATAGTCATGGGCGCTACTTGCTGGAGAAAAATGAACGAGAAGGACTCTTGTCAGGCTTCTGGCATTTTCCCTTGATTGAAGTGGATAGCCTAACTGAGAATCTGGGCCAATTGTCTCTACTGGATGGAAAAAAAGAAGTGGAGGACAATCCTGAAATACTTTCTTTTGAACAGGATTATGACTTGGTTATTGATTGGCAAGAGAGATCTTATCCCATCGTCCAGCATGTTTTTTCACATCGCAAGTGGCAGGTTCAACTTCGTTACGGCTTGGTAAAAGAAGGAGAGCAGACAACAAGTGAATCGGCTCTTTGGTTAAGACCAGAAGAATTTTCGGCCTATCCTTTTGCCAAACCCCAGCAAAAGATTTGGACGACTTTTTCGGAAAACGAAGAATGA
- a CDS encoding thiol reductase thioredoxin yields MEQFLVDIKDLEVTTVARAQEAIDKKETATFFIGRKTCPYCRKFAAKLATVVAETKAHIYFINSEEPSQLEALQAFRSTYGIPTVPGFLHVEAGEVTVRCDSSMSEEEIKAFAHL; encoded by the coding sequence ATGGAACAATTTTTAGTAGATATTAAAGATCTCGAAGTAACCACTGTAGCGCGTGCGCAAGAAGCCATCGACAAAAAAGAAACAGCAACCTTCTTTATTGGACGCAAGACTTGCCCATATTGCCGTAAGTTCGCTGCTAAATTAGCAACTGTAGTAGCTGAAACGAAAGCTCATATCTACTTCATCAATAGTGAAGAACCAAGCCAATTAGAGGCTTTACAAGCCTTCCGTTCAACCTATGGCATTCCAACTGTACCAGGATTTTTACACGTCGAAGCAGGTGAAGTCACCGTTCGTTGTGACTCTTCTATGTCAGAAGAAGAAATTAAAGCATTCGCTCATCTATAA